From Strix uralensis isolate ZFMK-TIS-50842 chromosome 1, bStrUra1, whole genome shotgun sequence, a single genomic window includes:
- the CBLN2 gene encoding cerebellin-2 produces the protein MGRRRRGALPGPAGGCCCCLAAALPVLLLLLPAGCPVRAQNDTEPIVLEGKCLVVCDSSPSADGAITSSLGISVRSGSAKVAFSATRSTNHEPSEMSNRTMTIYFDQVLVNIGNHFDLASSIFVAPRKGIYSFSFHVVKVYNRQTIQVSLMQNGYPVISAFAGDQDVTREAASNGVLLHMEREDKVHLKLERGNLMGGWKYSTFSGFLVFPL, from the exons atggggcggcggcggcggggggcgctgccggggccggcgggcggctgctgctgctgcctggcggcggcgctgccggtgctactgctgctgctgcccgccgGGTGCCCGGTGCGGGCGCAGAACGACACGGAGCCCATCGTCCTGGAGGGGAAGTGCCTGGTGGTGTGCGACTCCAGCCCCTCGGCCGACGGCGCCATCACCTCCTCCCTGGGGATCTCGGTGCGCTCGGGCAGCGCCAAGGTGGCCTTCTCGGCCACCCGCAGCACCAACCACGAGCCCTCCGAGATGAGCAACCGCACCATGACCATCTACTTCGACCAG GTATTAGTTAATATTGGCAACCATTTTGATCTTGCTTCCAGTATATTTGTAGCACCAAGAAAAGGGATATATAGTTTCAGTTTCCACGTGGTCAAGGTCTATAACAGACAAACCATCCAG GTAAGTTTAATGCAAAACGGCTACCCAGTGATTTCAGCTTTTGCAGGGGATCAGGACGTCACCAGAGAAGCAGCCAGCAATGGGGTCTTGCTCCACATGGAAAGAGAAGACAAAGTGCATCTCAAACTGGAAAGGGGTAACCTCATGGGAGGGTGGAAATATTCAACCTTTTCCGGCTTCTTAGTCTTTCCACTATAA